A DNA window from Arachis hypogaea cultivar Tifrunner chromosome 18, arahy.Tifrunner.gnm2.J5K5, whole genome shotgun sequence contains the following coding sequences:
- the LOC140181433 gene encoding uncharacterized protein, translating to MATRTKQIALDEIQGTFREQYKRIYDYAHELMRANPGTSVRLQVQRGGQLLTAIGWDPNDQMLPIAYAVVEAETKDSWTWFLSHLATDIGVEKMGRTTFMSDQQKGLLPAYDDVIPGVENRFCVRHLYSNFRKRFPGLQLKQLMWRCAKATHWRDWEKNMAELKAVNQEAYRYLNAIPPRYWSRSRFTYNSKVDTLVNNMSKSFNAAIVDAREKPILTMLEEIRVKLMTRWAENRDLAQKYAGTILPRIRIKLERRSRSAGEWRPYWYAAQKYEVMNGLDKFTVDLGSSECSCRRWQLSGIPCIHAISCIKFKGLELEPYVANCYKREAYLRCYEAVIHPLNGPDLWEITPHPDVMPPPYRRHSHRPVKKRKPAAGDEEQSSRTHMSRKGEKQRCSICGVVGHNKSRCPKPIENEAQNSKKQSKSKQSRGSNNSIPPAAKGGKKSASTQPTPKLTVKRKVALATQPTSSAQSNTVAPPKRPRSRPKGTMKPTPSAQPDPPTSSSQLTTTTLPASQPSFAIASSQPTRHYSVSFTGGPHVSPRKLKLMAKLPLRKWGLL from the exons ATGGCAACGAGGACCAAGCAGATTGCACTTGATGAAATCCAGGGAACCTTCCGAGAGCAGTATAAGAGGATATATGATTATGCACATGAGCTGATGCGGGCAAATCCAGGGACATCCGTTCGCCTACAAGTGCAAAG GGGGGGACAACTTCTTACTGCCATTGGTTGGGATCCAAACGACCAAATGCTGCCCATTGCATATGCGGTTGTAGAGGCCGAGACCAAGGACTCATGGACTTGGTTCCTTAGTCATCTTGCAActgacattggtgttgagaagatggGAAGAACTACTTTCATGTCTGACCAGCAGAAA GGTTTGTTGCCAGCATACGATGATGTTATACCAGGTGTGGAGAATCGATTCTGTGTGAGGCACCTATACAGCAATTTCAGGAAACGGTTTCCAGGGTTACAATTGAAGCAACTAATGTGGAGGTGTGCTAAGGCGACTCACTGGAGGGACTGGGAGAAGAACATGGCCGAACTGAAAGCTGTGAATCAGGAAGCCTATAGGTACCTAAATGCTATCCCCCCTAGGTATTGGTCTAGATCTAGGTTTACCTATAATTCTAAAGTAGATACACTGGTTAACAATATGTCTAAGAGCTTTAATGCTGCCATAGTTGATGCTAGAGAGAAACCTATACTTACAATGTTAGAGGAGATCCGGGTTAAACTGATGACTAGGTGGGCAGAGAATAGGGATTTGGCTCAGAAGTAtgcagggacaatcttacctagGATTAGAATCAAGTTGGAGAGGAGGTCTAGATCTGCTGGAGAATGGCGTCCATATTGGTATGCTGCTCAGAAATATGAGGTTATGAATGGGTTAGATAAGTTTACTGTTGACTTAGGATCCTCTGAGTGCTCTTGTAGAAGGTGGCAGTTGAGTGGAATACCTTGTATCCATGCAATTAGTTGCATCAAGTTCAAAGGGCTTGAGTTGGAACCTTATGTGGCTAACTGCTACAAGAGAGAAGCATACTTGAGGTGCTACGAGGCAGTAATTCACCCATTGAACGGCCCTGACCTATGGGAGATTACACCACATCCTGATGTAATGCCTCCCCCATACAGAAGGCATAGTCACAGGCCAGTCAAAAAAAGGAAGCCAGCTGCTGGAGATGAAGAACAGAGCAGCCGCACTCACATGTCCAGGAAGGGGGAGAAACAAAGGTGCTCTATATGTGGTGTTGTTGGACATAATAAAAGCAGATGCCCTAAACCTATTGAGAATGAG GCCCAAAATTCCAAGAAACAAAGCAAGAGCAAGCAATCTAGGGGAAGCAACAACTCTATCCCTCCAGCTGCTAAGGGAGGAAAGAAAAGTGCATCTACACAGCCCACTCCCAAGCTCACTGTCAAGAGAAAAGTTGCTTTAGCAACACAGCCAACAAGCTCAGCCCAGTCCAACACTGTAGCACCGCCAAAAAGGCCTAGAAGCAGGCCCAAGGGGACCATGAAGCCCACACCTTCAGCCCAACCTGATCCACCAACTTCATCATCACAATTAACCACCACTACTCTTCCAGCATCTCAGCCATCCTTTGCCATAGCTTCAAGCCAACCCACTAGGCACTACTCTGTTAGCTTTACTGGAGGACCTCATGTTTCTCCCAGGAAACTGAAGTTAATGGCAAAGTTGCCTCTAAGAAAATGGGGATTGCTTTAG